In one window of Campylobacter hepaticus DNA:
- a CDS encoding molybdopterin synthase catalytic subunit, protein MSNFILYQGALPIPQIYTQWYELAKDQNCGTLLTFCGIVREEKEIQGLSFDIYESLLKKWFNHWQEEVKSENITLLFAHSIGNVNVHESSYIAGIISKQRKIGLKLINDFVEDFKANAPIWKYDVINKERIYAKERSKKLYGAGILKG, encoded by the coding sequence ATGTCAAATTTTATCCTTTATCAAGGAGCCCTACCTATTCCTCAAATTTATACACAATGGTATGAATTAGCCAAAGATCAAAATTGTGGCACTTTATTAACTTTTTGCGGAATTGTACGTGAAGAAAAAGAAATTCAAGGTCTTAGTTTTGATATTTATGAATCCCTTCTAAAAAAATGGTTTAATCATTGGCAAGAAGAAGTAAAATCAGAAAATATTACTCTACTTTTTGCACATTCTATAGGTAATGTTAACGTCCATGAAAGCTCCTATATAGCAGGGATCATTAGCAAACAAAGAAAAATAGGGCTTAAACTTATTAATGACTTTGTTGAAGACTTTAAAGCAAATGCCCCCATTTGGAAATATGATGTGATTAATAAAGAAAGAATTTACGCCAAAGAAAGATCAAAAAAACTTTATGGCGCAGGAATTTTAAAAGGATAA
- the nspC gene encoding carboxynorspermidine decarboxylase, whose protein sequence is MFYETIQTPAYILEEHKLRKNCEILSHIQEKSGVKILLALKGFAFSGAMKIVGEYLKGCACSGLWEAKFAKEYMGKEIHTYSPAFKDDEMNQIASLSDHIIFNSLTQFDKFKHSAQSNSIGLRCNLEFSIAPKELYNPCGKYSRLGIRAKDLENMDLSLVKGLHFHALCEESAHSLERVLEVFEKKFGKWIGQMQWINFGGGHHITKKAYDIEKLIVLCQNFSDKYGVQIYLEPGEAVGWQTGNLVASVIDIVENEKHIAILDTSSEAHMPDTIIMPYMSEVLNARNLATRENEKLSNLKDNEFAYVLAGNTCLAGDIMGEYAFKKKLNIGDKIVFLDQIHYSIVKNTTFNGIKLPNLMLLNTQNKLQMIREFSYKDYALRN, encoded by the coding sequence ATGTTTTATGAAACTATTCAAACACCAGCTTATATTTTAGAAGAGCATAAGTTGAGAAAAAATTGTGAAATTTTATCTCATATACAAGAAAAAAGCGGGGTTAAAATACTTCTAGCTTTAAAGGGTTTTGCTTTTTCAGGAGCAATGAAAATTGTAGGGGAATATTTAAAAGGTTGTGCTTGTAGTGGTCTTTGGGAGGCAAAATTTGCTAAAGAATACATGGGTAAAGAAATTCATACTTATTCTCCTGCTTTTAAAGATGATGAAATGAATCAAATAGCAAGTTTATCTGATCATATCATCTTTAATTCTTTAACCCAATTTGATAAATTTAAACACAGCGCTCAAAGCAATTCTATAGGACTTCGTTGCAATCTTGAATTTTCTATTGCTCCTAAAGAACTTTATAATCCTTGTGGGAAATATTCAAGATTGGGAATCCGTGCTAAAGACTTAGAAAATATGGATTTAAGTTTGGTTAAAGGGCTTCATTTTCATGCACTTTGTGAAGAAAGTGCACATTCTTTAGAGAGAGTTTTAGAGGTTTTTGAGAAGAAATTTGGAAAATGGATCGGACAAATGCAGTGGATTAATTTTGGTGGGGGGCATCATATTACTAAAAAAGCTTATGATATAGAAAAACTTATAGTTTTGTGTCAAAATTTTAGTGATAAATATGGAGTTCAAATTTATCTTGAACCTGGAGAGGCAGTGGGTTGGCAAACAGGTAATTTGGTTGCTAGTGTTATAGATATAGTAGAAAATGAAAAGCATATTGCTATTTTAGATACTTCAAGTGAGGCTCATATGCCAGATACTATTATTATGCCTTATATGAGTGAAGTGCTTAATGCAAGAAATTTAGCTACAAGAGAAAATGAAAAACTCTCAAATTTAAAAGATAATGAATTTGCTTATGTGCTTGCAGGTAATACTTGTTTAGCAGGTGATATAATGGGTGAATATGCTTTTAAGAAAAAACTTAATATAGGAGATAAAATTGTTTTTTTAGATCAAATTCATTATAGTATAGTTAAAAATACAACTTTTAATGGAATAAAACTTCCTAATTTAATGCTTTTAAATACTCAAAATAAACTTCAAATGATAAGGGAATTTTCTTATAAAGATTATGCTTTAAGAAATTAA
- the cueO gene encoding multicopper oxidase CueO gives MNRRNFLKFNIASLASISLAYANPMHEHHSNINTDTIDTSFIEFAPKNLKLLNPKDFPKNHILKPLTLLKNESKEKNTFRATLEIKESQIELIKGKKTKFYTYNGLIPGPKIEVFEGDKVEILVKNKLKEPTTIHWHGVLVPADQDGSPHDPILAGEEKIYHFEIPQNSAGSYWYHPHPHFITSKQVFMGLAGVFVIKAKKDALSHLKEKDLMISDLRLDEKAQIPKNTLNDWLNGREGEFVLINGQYQPKIQLATNERIRIYNTSAARYLNLRIQGAQFILVGTDGGLIEKPVFKDEILLSPASRIEVLIHASQNGEFKLESVYYDRDKMMVKEEPNTLFLANISLKKEALNLPNTLRTFKPLEEPRDFKEVIMSEDHAQMHGMMNKNQHELKNALASMFLINGKSYDLKRSDLNSKVGVVEDWIIINKSHMDHPFHIHGTQFELISSKFKGEVKKAEFRALRDTINVRPNEELRLRMKQDFAGLRMYHCHILEHENLGMMGNLEVKG, from the coding sequence ATGAATAGAAGAAATTTTTTAAAATTCAATATAGCAAGTTTAGCAAGCATAAGCCTTGCTTATGCAAATCCTATGCATGAACATCATAGCAATATTAATACAGATACTATAGATACTTCTTTTATAGAATTTGCTCCAAAAAATCTCAAACTTTTAAATCCAAAAGATTTTCCCAAAAATCATATTCTAAAACCACTAACTTTACTTAAAAATGAAAGTAAAGAAAAAAATACTTTTCGTGCAACATTAGAAATAAAAGAAAGCCAAATAGAACTTATTAAAGGCAAAAAAACAAAATTTTATACTTATAATGGTTTAATACCTGGTCCAAAAATAGAGGTTTTTGAAGGAGATAAAGTTGAAATTTTAGTAAAAAACAAACTTAAAGAACCCACAACTATACATTGGCACGGTGTTCTTGTACCTGCTGATCAAGATGGAAGTCCTCATGATCCAATTTTAGCAGGAGAAGAAAAAATATATCATTTTGAAATTCCACAAAATAGTGCTGGATCTTATTGGTATCATCCACACCCTCATTTTATCACTTCTAAACAAGTTTTTATGGGATTAGCAGGAGTTTTTGTAATCAAAGCTAAAAAAGATGCTCTAAGCCATCTTAAAGAAAAAGATCTTATGATTAGTGATTTACGTCTTGATGAGAAAGCTCAAATCCCAAAAAATACACTTAATGATTGGTTAAATGGTCGAGAAGGTGAATTTGTACTCATTAATGGACAATATCAACCCAAAATTCAACTTGCTACAAATGAACGCATACGCATTTATAATACTAGTGCGGCAAGATATCTTAACTTACGCATACAAGGAGCTCAATTCATACTCGTTGGAACAGATGGTGGACTTATAGAAAAACCTGTATTTAAAGATGAAATTTTATTAAGCCCTGCTTCACGCATAGAAGTTTTAATCCATGCTTCACAAAATGGAGAATTTAAACTTGAAAGTGTTTATTATGATAGAGATAAAATGATGGTTAAAGAAGAACCAAATACACTTTTTTTAGCTAATATTAGTCTTAAAAAAGAAGCATTAAACTTGCCTAATACCTTAAGAACTTTCAAACCTTTAGAAGAACCTCGAGATTTTAAAGAAGTGATTATGAGCGAAGATCATGCACAAATGCATGGTATGATGAATAAAAACCAACATGAGCTAAAAAATGCATTAGCTTCTATGTTTTTAATTAATGGAAAAAGTTATGATTTAAAACGTAGCGATTTAAATTCTAAAGTTGGGGTTGTTGAAGATTGGATAATAATCAATAAATCTCATATGGATCATCCTTTTCACATACATGGAACACAATTTGAACTCATTTCATCTAAATTTAAAGGAGAGGTTAAAAAAGCTGAATTTAGAGCTTTAAGAGATACTATTAATGTACGTCCAAACGAAGAATTAAGACTTAGAATGAAACAAGATTTTGCAGGTCTTAGAATGTATCATTGTCATATTTTAGAGCATGAAAATTTAGGTATGATGGGAAATTTAGAAGTAAAGGGGTAA
- a CDS encoding MoaD/ThiS family protein, whose translation MVKVEFLGPIKKKKLELDIKNLKELKAILQKDEDLKTWLDLCAIALNDEIVFDINTSLKDGDKIALLPPVCGG comes from the coding sequence ATGGTAAAGGTTGAATTTTTAGGTCCAATAAAGAAAAAAAAATTAGAACTTGATATAAAAAATTTAAAAGAACTCAAAGCAATTTTACAAAAAGATGAAGATTTAAAAACATGGTTAGATCTTTGTGCTATAGCTTTAAATGATGAAATCGTTTTTGATATCAATACATCTTTAAAAGACGGTGATAAAATCGCTCTTTTACCACCAGTTTGTGGGGGATAA